A single Ghiorsea bivora DNA region contains:
- a CDS encoding bile acid:sodium symporter family protein — MFKWISNHMAALTLACAVVAYFYPPVFLLVKDYFLWLFAITMFAVGLVLPLDEAKQALRRPQYITIGVISQFTIMPLLGFAAASVLVALDYPAALALGFIIVGCAPGAMASNVMTYLAGGAVAFSIGMTLIATMLSPLLTPALMQWLGGVWLPIPFWPMMQTIFLIVVLPLFVAMLLKPKLETWHHQIEDVAPALASIAIIIICSYAVAANQERISQLTAWVAALVIMVNALGYVFGYVVATLFHFKTSYKITLVIEIGMQNAGLGVALALAHFEPQTALPAALFAVWCIVTTAALTAVLRRQKTGVVLPV, encoded by the coding sequence ATGTTCAAATGGATTTCCAATCATATGGCAGCCTTAACCTTGGCTTGTGCTGTTGTGGCATATTTTTATCCACCTGTGTTTTTGTTGGTTAAAGATTATTTCTTGTGGTTATTTGCGATTACCATGTTTGCTGTGGGGTTGGTATTGCCCTTAGACGAAGCCAAACAAGCGCTGCGTAGGCCACAATATATTACCATTGGTGTTATAAGTCAGTTTACAATCATGCCGCTCTTGGGTTTTGCTGCGGCATCCGTGTTGGTGGCTTTGGATTATCCAGCGGCATTAGCTTTGGGCTTTATTATTGTAGGTTGTGCGCCAGGTGCGATGGCAAGCAATGTGATGACATACCTTGCAGGCGGTGCTGTTGCTTTTTCTATTGGTATGACATTGATTGCAACCATGCTTTCACCACTGTTAACACCAGCCTTAATGCAGTGGTTAGGGGGCGTGTGGTTGCCGATTCCGTTTTGGCCTATGATGCAAACGATTTTTTTGATTGTTGTTTTACCCTTGTTTGTGGCGATGTTGCTTAAACCCAAGCTTGAAACTTGGCATCATCAGATTGAAGATGTTGCGCCTGCATTGGCATCTATCGCCATTATTATCATTTGTAGTTATGCTGTGGCAGCCAATCAGGAGCGAATTTCGCAGCTGACGGCTTGGGTGGCTGCGTTGGTTATCATGGTGAATGCTTTGGGTTATGTATTTGGTTATGTGGTGGCGACACTGTTTCATTTTAAAACCAGCTATAAAATCACCTTGGTCATTGAGATTGGTATGCAAAATGCGGGGTTGGGTGTGGCTTTGGCACTGGCTCATTTTGAGCCACAGACGGCATTGCCCGCAGCTCTGTTTGCAGTGTGGTGCATTGTAACCACAGCGGCTTTGACGGCCGTGTTAAGGCGGCAAAAAACGGGTGTGGTTTTGCCTGTATGA
- a CDS encoding ATP-binding protein: MKTESHPVLLISLILGAVLTLGMMFFAFMYLLGLEKNKFEQYHNHVVEHIEMRMAQIRNELSGLTASLYAANGIESDTLRLNAEHLFAKYNFVSTVVFAPKISQQQRDSFENEMHDAGFIDYQIGNDDGKTWQPSPARAYYFPIRFVEPYDVSHVPLLGLDLLGQPLLAETLHDVITGDEVISLVMRLDEQIPRLWMFEALYAGYVGVSDPYFQQNRTDLVNAVLGMGLDIETLLAPASVPNDTSVSVVVYQPAEGRPFTFNFASVTEPAWWSGFMLEQTTPHILGQDIAVNTTHVVYWFDRNFLFFYLSGALGIGLTILLVFTLRQLVGSEERKHAILEMASDAVINIDHQGKVLDVNPAAEKLFTCRGYKLQGKYVYDLFAFPQWAHEEPSFAAFVHKHPMLLQGVQEVKAGLLAEKDKCTEVSISEVYGVGKQTLFTLFARDVTERKRLQKQSEHTQRLESLGVLAGGIAHDFNNLLTVIMGHAGMAMQKLKHEPKLQQHLQQVVKASENAAALCEQMLAYSGKGAFFVKRLDISQTVKGISQLLSATVNKSVKVEMRLMTDLPKVEGDVGQIQQVIMNLIINASEAISEHKGVVRVQTSKVDLNQMMIEALVEGEAMQAGVFVKLTVEDTGCGMDAVTLQKIFDPFFTTKFTGRGLGMSAVLGIMRGHHGGLHVVSKVGKGTTFEVFFPVAKEH, translated from the coding sequence ATGAAAACAGAATCCCACCCAGTGTTGCTGATTAGCCTGATACTGGGTGCAGTGTTAACACTGGGTATGATGTTTTTTGCTTTTATGTATCTATTGGGTTTAGAAAAAAATAAGTTTGAACAATACCATAATCATGTGGTTGAACATATTGAAATGCGTATGGCACAAATACGCAATGAGTTGAGTGGATTGACGGCTTCCTTGTATGCGGCAAATGGTATTGAAAGTGATACTTTACGTTTGAATGCTGAACACTTGTTTGCCAAGTACAATTTCGTTTCAACAGTGGTGTTTGCTCCCAAAATTTCACAACAGCAGCGTGATTCATTTGAGAATGAGATGCATGATGCAGGTTTTATTGATTACCAAATCGGTAATGATGATGGTAAGACATGGCAACCTTCACCAGCACGTGCGTATTATTTTCCGATTCGTTTTGTAGAGCCTTATGATGTATCTCATGTGCCACTGTTGGGTTTAGATTTGTTAGGACAACCTTTATTGGCGGAAACCTTACATGATGTGATTACAGGTGATGAGGTGATATCGCTGGTGATGCGCTTGGATGAACAAATACCGCGTTTATGGATGTTTGAGGCATTGTATGCAGGTTATGTTGGTGTATCAGACCCCTATTTTCAGCAAAATCGAACAGACTTGGTGAATGCCGTGCTTGGAATGGGTTTGGATATAGAGACGTTGTTGGCGCCTGCGTCAGTACCGAATGATACCAGTGTCTCTGTTGTCGTCTATCAGCCTGCAGAAGGTCGCCCGTTTACTTTTAATTTTGCTTCTGTGACAGAACCTGCATGGTGGTCGGGTTTTATGCTTGAGCAAACAACACCGCATATTTTAGGGCAGGATATTGCGGTAAACACGACGCATGTTGTGTATTGGTTTGATCGTAATTTTTTGTTTTTTTACTTAAGTGGTGCTTTGGGTATTGGTTTAACTATTTTATTGGTGTTCACTTTGCGCCAATTGGTAGGTAGCGAGGAAAGAAAACACGCGATTTTGGAGATGGCCTCGGATGCTGTAATTAATATTGACCATCAAGGCAAGGTGTTGGATGTAAATCCTGCTGCGGAGAAACTGTTTACATGCCGCGGTTATAAGCTACAAGGTAAATATGTGTATGACTTGTTTGCTTTTCCTCAATGGGCGCATGAAGAGCCGAGTTTTGCCGCTTTTGTGCATAAACATCCCATGTTGTTGCAGGGGGTGCAAGAGGTGAAGGCTGGTTTACTGGCAGAAAAGGATAAATGCACAGAGGTTAGTATATCCGAAGTGTATGGGGTGGGGAAACAGACCTTATTCACGTTGTTTGCGAGAGATGTAACTGAGCGAAAACGTTTACAGAAACAATCTGAGCATACGCAACGCTTGGAAAGTTTGGGTGTATTGGCAGGAGGCATTGCGCATGACTTTAATAATTTATTGACTGTGATTATGGGGCATGCGGGTATGGCCATGCAAAAGTTGAAACATGAGCCGAAGTTACAGCAACATTTGCAACAGGTTGTCAAAGCCAGTGAAAATGCTGCGGCACTTTGTGAGCAAATGCTTGCTTATTCTGGCAAGGGTGCATTTTTTGTGAAACGATTGGATATTTCACAAACAGTGAAGGGTATATCGCAGCTGTTATCGGCGACAGTGAATAAATCGGTTAAAGTTGAGATGCGTTTGATGACTGATTTACCTAAAGTTGAGGGTGATGTAGGGCAAATTCAACAGGTGATTATGAACTTGATTATCAATGCATCTGAAGCCATTTCGGAACATAAAGGTGTGGTGCGGGTACAAACAAGTAAGGTTGATTTGAATCAAATGATGATTGAAGCATTGGTTGAAGGTGAAGCGATGCAAGCTGGGGTGTTTGTGAAGTTAACGGTTGAGGATACGGGTTGCGGCATGGATGCAGTTACGTTACAAAAAATATTTGACCCTTTTTTTACAACCAAGTTTACGGGTAGAGGTTTAGGCATGAGTGCTGTTTTGGGTATTATGCGGGGGCATCATGGTGGGTTACATGTGGTATCAAAGGTCGGCAAAGGTACTACTTTTGAGGTGTTCTTTCCTGTAGCTAAGGAGCATTAA
- a CDS encoding pyridoxal-phosphate-dependent aminotransferase family protein yields the protein MTSSFHPPQRTLMGPGPSDVNPRILEAMSRPTIGHLDPLFVQMMDEMKGLLQYAFQTKNELTIPVSAPGSAGMETCFVNLVEAGDTVIVCQNGVFGGRMKENVERCGATAVMVEDEWGQACDPAKLEAALKAHPEATTVAFVHAETSTGATTDVKAMCDLAHAHDCLTIVDAVTSLGGTELRVDDWGIDAIYSGTQKCLSCTPGLSPVSFSQASVERIQNRKTKVQSWFLDLNLVMGYWGKGAKRAYHHTAPINALYALHESLVLLQDEGLENAWARHAKHHNALKAGLEALGLTFVVPEADRLPQLNAVTIPDGVDDAQVRGMLLNDYNLEIGAGLGVMAGKVWRIGLMGYACRKDNVLKCVSALGEVLGRVGANVDAQKAMAATLASYGE from the coding sequence ATGACATCATCATTTCACCCACCACAACGTACACTGATGGGACCAGGTCCTTCAGATGTGAACCCACGTATTTTAGAAGCCATGAGTCGTCCAACGATTGGTCATTTGGATCCTTTGTTTGTGCAAATGATGGATGAAATGAAAGGGCTTTTGCAATATGCCTTTCAAACCAAAAATGAACTAACCATTCCCGTGTCAGCACCAGGATCTGCTGGTATGGAAACATGTTTTGTGAACCTTGTTGAAGCAGGAGATACAGTGATTGTATGCCAAAATGGTGTATTTGGCGGACGCATGAAAGAAAACGTGGAACGTTGTGGTGCTACTGCAGTCATGGTTGAAGATGAATGGGGGCAAGCTTGTGACCCTGCGAAACTGGAGGCTGCACTTAAAGCGCATCCTGAAGCAACAACGGTTGCTTTTGTGCATGCTGAAACTTCAACGGGTGCAACGACAGATGTGAAAGCGATGTGCGATTTGGCTCATGCCCATGATTGTTTGACTATTGTGGATGCAGTGACTTCATTGGGTGGTACAGAACTTCGTGTGGATGATTGGGGCATTGATGCGATTTATTCGGGCACACAAAAATGTTTGTCTTGTACGCCAGGTTTATCACCTGTGTCATTTAGCCAAGCATCGGTTGAACGTATTCAAAATCGTAAAACCAAAGTACAAAGCTGGTTTTTGGACTTGAATCTTGTCATGGGTTATTGGGGTAAAGGTGCCAAACGTGCCTACCATCATACTGCACCAATTAATGCATTGTATGCATTGCATGAATCCTTGGTTTTATTGCAAGATGAAGGGTTAGAAAATGCATGGGCGCGTCATGCCAAACATCACAATGCACTCAAAGCAGGATTGGAAGCTTTGGGTTTAACCTTTGTTGTTCCTGAAGCAGACCGTTTGCCGCAATTAAATGCAGTGACTATTCCTGATGGTGTGGATGATGCACAAGTGCGTGGTATGTTGCTTAATGATTATAACCTTGAAATTGGTGCGGGTCTTGGTGTAATGGCTGGTAAAGTATGGCGTATTGGTTTAATGGGTTATGCTTGCCGTAAAGATAATGTACTTAAATGTGTGTCTGCATTGGGTGAAGTATTGGGTCGTGTTGGCGCGAATGTGGATGCTCAAAAAGCTATGGCAGCAACTTTAGCATCATACGGCGAATAA
- the glcE gene encoding glycolate oxidase subunit GlcE: MSDKTLELQRQVQEAYASDTALNIIGGDSKSWYGREPVGELLHVREHQGVVNYMPSELVITVRAGTRLADIAVALDEHGQRLPFDPPYFGEKATIGGTVACNFSGPRRPYAGSCRDYVLGCTMLNGKGEKLRFGGEVMKNVAGFDVSRLMAGSLGTLGVLLDISLKILPHRLAEQTVVIDAGFAQAIKLMNHWAGTPLPVTAMCADGNMGYFRICGTPSAVARSMQEIGGSLFDDGKNFWKDLREHQLDFFETDKVLYRLSVPPAASFELLDDTQTSDWFVGWGGAQRWLKSNLPFERVQTYAKALGGHARIMRGGDRTEEVFAPLQPALMKLHQKLKHSFDPKGILNAGRMYKDL, translated from the coding sequence ATGAGTGATAAGACGCTGGAATTACAGAGGCAAGTGCAAGAAGCTTATGCCTCAGATACTGCATTAAACATTATCGGTGGTGATAGTAAATCGTGGTATGGGCGAGAGCCTGTGGGTGAACTTTTACATGTTCGTGAACACCAAGGTGTGGTGAATTATATGCCTAGCGAATTGGTGATTACGGTACGTGCTGGAACAAGGTTAGCGGATATTGCCGTAGCCTTGGATGAACATGGTCAGCGTTTACCCTTTGATCCACCATATTTTGGAGAAAAGGCGACCATTGGTGGTACGGTTGCATGTAACTTTTCAGGGCCAAGAAGACCTTATGCAGGCTCATGTCGTGATTATGTATTGGGTTGCACCATGCTGAATGGTAAAGGTGAGAAGCTAAGGTTTGGTGGCGAAGTGATGAAAAATGTGGCGGGTTTTGATGTGTCCCGCTTGATGGCAGGAAGCCTTGGTACATTGGGTGTTTTGCTTGATATATCGCTCAAAATTTTACCCCATCGTTTGGCAGAGCAGACTGTAGTGATTGATGCAGGTTTTGCGCAAGCCATAAAACTGATGAACCATTGGGCTGGTACACCGTTGCCCGTGACGGCAATGTGCGCAGATGGTAATATGGGTTACTTTAGGATTTGTGGTACACCATCGGCTGTGGCGCGAAGCATGCAAGAGATTGGTGGTAGTTTATTTGATGATGGTAAAAACTTCTGGAAAGATTTGAGGGAACATCAACTGGATTTCTTTGAAACGGATAAGGTGTTGTATCGATTGTCTGTGCCGCCTGCTGCTTCATTTGAACTGCTTGATGACACGCAAACCAGTGATTGGTTTGTCGGCTGGGGTGGTGCGCAGCGTTGGTTGAAATCGAACTTGCCTTTTGAACGCGTGCAAACGTATGCCAAAGCTTTGGGTGGGCATGCCAGAATCATGCGTGGTGGTGATAGAACAGAAGAAGTGTTTGCTCCATTGCAACCTGCACTGATGAAGTTGCATCAAAAGCTCAAACATAGCTTTGACCCCAAAGGTATTTTAAATGCTGGGCGCATGTATAAGGATTTATAA
- a CDS encoding DUF481 domain-containing protein, translating to MRNIFMLITLLGFAGPAAAQDWAGNAELGFVQTGGNTDTSSLNVKGKAINDGDDWRSTAEAGALQSKDAGAVTSEKYNFSIQEDWKGLSPSYLFVRFAYEQDKFGGYNSRISETVGYGFDILKSDDKQWNAEVGAGARQTEAVAGAKISDTVVRASTVFNWKISETAIFSQELKTEGGKEGYITNSVTALTNQVAGNLSSKVSYAVQNNSKAPVGTKASDTILSASLVFSY from the coding sequence ATGCGTAACATATTCATGTTGATAACGTTGTTGGGGTTTGCGGGACCGGCTGCTGCACAGGACTGGGCAGGTAATGCTGAATTGGGCTTTGTGCAAACGGGTGGTAATACGGATACAAGTTCACTAAATGTGAAAGGTAAAGCCATTAATGATGGTGATGATTGGCGCAGCACAGCTGAGGCAGGAGCATTACAATCCAAAGATGCTGGTGCTGTAACATCTGAGAAGTATAACTTTTCTATTCAGGAAGATTGGAAAGGATTGAGTCCAAGTTATTTGTTTGTTCGTTTTGCTTATGAGCAAGATAAGTTTGGTGGTTACAACAGTCGTATCAGTGAAACAGTGGGTTATGGTTTTGATATTCTTAAATCAGATGACAAACAGTGGAATGCAGAAGTTGGTGCAGGTGCCAGGCAAACTGAAGCTGTGGCAGGCGCAAAAATATCCGATACTGTAGTGCGCGCATCAACTGTGTTTAATTGGAAAATTAGTGAAACGGCAATCTTCTCGCAAGAGTTGAAAACGGAAGGTGGTAAAGAAGGTTATATCACCAACTCCGTCACAGCGCTTACCAACCAAGTGGCAGGAAACTTATCAAGCAAAGTTTCTTATGCAGTACAAAACAACTCAAAAGCACCAGTGGGAACCAAAGCATCGGATACAATTTTATCTGCTTCTTTGGTGTTTTCTTACTAA
- a CDS encoding ABC transporter substrate-binding protein codes for MKHALLLLAFCVLSSAVQAKECVYINSYHAGYAWSDAIEQEVRQGLQGQCHLTVFYMDTKRHTSEVYGKQKALEARQLITRINPDVVLVSDDNASKYLVKPYYQGNAIPFVFCGINWTAEAYGYPYSNATGMIEVSPIQAILRAARESLDDVNDVFFIGVKGVATDSKEFHWLKKIYAQEGVQVRAMFVDNVQAWKQAYLAGQSADMIVLNNVAGIADWDKQLVQQFVQQHAQTFTVTTYDFMTPYTMFAMTKIAQEQGDWMVQLAIHVLQGKPLRRIPVVANRRWETFVNLKLLNKANIHLPAEILFKAVKVSP; via the coding sequence ATGAAACATGCACTCCTACTGTTGGCTTTTTGTGTGCTATCAAGCGCAGTTCAAGCTAAGGAGTGTGTATATATCAATTCTTACCATGCGGGTTACGCTTGGAGTGATGCGATTGAACAAGAGGTGCGCCAAGGTTTGCAAGGCCAGTGTCATTTAACGGTATTTTATATGGATACCAAACGGCATACTTCAGAAGTTTATGGCAAGCAAAAGGCGCTGGAAGCAAGACAGCTTATTACCCGCATTAACCCAGATGTTGTTTTGGTCTCCGATGACAATGCATCCAAATATTTGGTGAAACCCTACTACCAAGGTAACGCTATCCCTTTTGTGTTTTGCGGTATCAACTGGACCGCTGAGGCTTATGGTTATCCTTATTCTAATGCAACGGGTATGATTGAAGTCTCGCCTATTCAAGCCATTTTGCGCGCAGCACGTGAAAGTTTGGATGATGTAAATGATGTGTTTTTTATTGGTGTTAAAGGTGTGGCGACGGATAGCAAAGAATTTCATTGGTTGAAAAAGATATATGCCCAAGAAGGTGTGCAAGTACGAGCGATGTTTGTTGATAATGTGCAGGCTTGGAAACAAGCGTATTTGGCTGGACAATCGGCAGACATGATTGTGCTCAATAATGTTGCTGGCATTGCAGATTGGGATAAGCAACTGGTGCAACAGTTTGTGCAACAACATGCACAGACATTCACTGTAACCACCTATGACTTTATGACACCATACACCATGTTTGCGATGACCAAAATTGCGCAAGAGCAAGGGGACTGGATGGTGCAGCTGGCAATACATGTGTTGCAAGGTAAACCATTGCGTCGCATTCCTGTGGTTGCCAATCGACGTTGGGAAACGTTTGTAAATCTTAAGTTATTAAACAAAGCAAATATACATCTTCCTGCGGAGATATTATTTAAAGCAGTGAAAGTTTCACCATGA
- the glcF gene encoding glycolate oxidase subunit GlcF has product MQTNIPQSILDTPQGKEANDILRSCVHCGFCTATCPTYQALGDELDGPRGRIYLIKEMLEGGEVTERTQQHLDRCLTCRACETTCPSGVEFAHLAEIGKAMVEEKVQRPFKQRLLRSALVKVLPSRTLFSTLLGLGRLFRPVLPLELKQKIPKSKKTVGFPKKEHLRKVLLIEGCVQPAMSPEIDVAAAHVLDKLGIQTLRLLQAQCCGAVENHLNAKDAALKRVRLNIDLWMPFVELGVEAILSTASACALEIKEYGHLLKDDPEYAENAKIISDKAKDIVQVLSEEDLSQFKLTQTKRIAFHAPCTLQHGQQLNGSVESILTGLGYELMPVADAHLCCGSSGTYSILQPKLSQTLRDNKLMNLMQHKPQIIATANIGCLHHLAAGANVEIVHWVTLLNTEG; this is encoded by the coding sequence ATGCAAACCAATATTCCACAATCCATTTTAGATACACCACAAGGCAAAGAAGCCAATGATATTTTACGCTCTTGTGTGCATTGCGGTTTTTGTACTGCAACCTGCCCAACCTATCAAGCGTTGGGTGACGAGTTGGATGGTCCGCGCGGTCGTATTTATTTGATTAAAGAAATGTTGGAAGGCGGTGAGGTTACCGAAAGAACACAGCAACATTTGGATAGATGTCTCACATGTAGGGCTTGTGAAACCACTTGCCCATCGGGCGTGGAATTCGCACATCTTGCAGAGATTGGTAAAGCCATGGTGGAAGAAAAAGTGCAACGTCCATTCAAGCAAAGGTTGTTGCGTAGTGCATTGGTTAAAGTGTTGCCCAGCAGAACCTTGTTTTCCACGCTTTTGGGTTTAGGGCGACTGTTTCGACCTGTTTTGCCATTAGAACTTAAGCAAAAGATACCAAAATCGAAAAAAACCGTAGGTTTCCCTAAAAAAGAGCATTTAAGAAAAGTTTTATTGATTGAAGGTTGCGTGCAACCCGCCATGTCGCCTGAAATTGATGTGGCAGCAGCGCATGTTTTGGATAAATTGGGTATTCAAACATTGCGACTTCTGCAAGCGCAATGTTGCGGTGCAGTAGAAAATCATTTGAATGCAAAAGATGCAGCGCTCAAACGCGTACGCTTAAATATTGATTTATGGATGCCGTTTGTTGAATTGGGTGTGGAAGCTATTTTATCCACGGCAAGTGCATGTGCTTTAGAAATTAAAGAATACGGTCACCTGCTTAAAGATGATCCTGAATATGCAGAAAATGCCAAGATTATCTCCGATAAAGCCAAAGATATTGTGCAAGTTTTGAGCGAAGAAGATTTGAGTCAGTTCAAATTGACTCAAACCAAGCGTATTGCCTTTCATGCACCATGCACTTTGCAACATGGGCAACAATTAAATGGCAGTGTGGAAAGCATATTAACAGGTTTGGGTTACGAGCTGATGCCTGTTGCCGATGCGCATTTGTGCTGTGGTTCATCAGGAACCTATTCAATACTGCAGCCTAAACTTTCACAAACTTTACGCGATAATAAGTTGATGAACCTTATGCAACATAAGCCGCAAATCATAGCCACAGCCAATATAGGGTGTTTGCATCATTTGGCCGCAGGTGCTAACGTAGAAATAGTACATTGGGTTACGCTGCTTAATACCGAGGGTTAA
- a CDS encoding FAD-linked oxidase C-terminal domain-containing protein, with protein MTEQPLLSLLAKLLPASSLLTSEEELKPYECDGLSVYRGLPLAVALPETITQAQAIIQLCQQHHTPIIARGAGTGLAGGAMPTQGAVVLSLAKFNKILDVDLANRTATVQPGVRNLAISEAVATHGLYYAPDPSSQIACTIGGNVAENSGGVHCLKYGLTVHNVLGLKFLTIDGELIELGGKNLDDAGYDLLALMHGSEGLLGVMVEVTVKLLPKPEVAKVCMAVFDDIEKAGQAVCNIISEGIVPAGLEMMDHLAIQAAEAYAKVGYPTDAQAIVLCEIDGTEHGVMDFIEKVEIVLRKAGAVDTQVSKDEKQRLQFWAGRKAAFPAVGRLAPDYYCMDGTIPKARLAEVLKQISAWSDEFGLPVANVFHAGDGNMHPLILYDANKSGELEKTEAFGQKILQLCVQVGGTITGEHGVGVEKLDSMCVQFGVLELSQFHAVKDAFDAEGLLNPGKAVPTLHRCAELGRMHVHNGQLPHPELERF; from the coding sequence GTGACAGAACAACCGTTGTTATCATTGTTGGCAAAGCTTTTGCCAGCATCATCCTTACTGACCTCTGAAGAAGAGTTGAAACCCTATGAATGTGATGGTTTGTCGGTGTACCGTGGGCTGCCACTTGCTGTTGCCTTGCCTGAAACCATAACGCAAGCACAAGCTATTATTCAACTGTGCCAACAGCATCATACGCCGATTATTGCGCGAGGCGCAGGTACAGGTTTGGCTGGGGGTGCGATGCCAACCCAAGGTGCTGTGGTCTTATCATTAGCCAAGTTTAATAAGATATTGGATGTTGATTTGGCTAATCGTACAGCGACTGTACAGCCTGGCGTGCGAAACCTTGCAATTTCCGAAGCTGTGGCAACGCATGGTTTGTATTATGCCCCAGACCCGTCATCACAAATTGCGTGCACGATTGGTGGCAACGTGGCGGAAAATTCAGGCGGTGTACATTGTCTAAAGTACGGTTTGACCGTGCATAATGTTTTGGGTTTAAAATTTCTTACGATTGATGGTGAGTTGATTGAACTGGGTGGAAAGAACTTGGATGATGCAGGTTATGATTTACTGGCATTAATGCATGGTTCGGAAGGTTTGTTGGGGGTCATGGTGGAGGTGACAGTGAAACTTTTGCCTAAACCTGAAGTCGCCAAGGTTTGTATGGCTGTGTTTGATGATATTGAAAAAGCAGGTCAGGCTGTATGTAATATTATTTCTGAAGGTATTGTGCCTGCGGGTTTAGAGATGATGGATCATTTGGCTATTCAAGCTGCTGAAGCCTATGCCAAGGTGGGTTACCCTACGGATGCGCAGGCCATTGTATTGTGTGAAATTGATGGCACAGAACATGGTGTTATGGATTTTATCGAAAAGGTTGAAATTGTTTTAAGAAAAGCAGGTGCGGTAGATACCCAAGTGTCTAAAGATGAAAAGCAACGTTTGCAATTTTGGGCAGGGCGAAAAGCAGCGTTTCCTGCGGTAGGGCGTTTGGCTCCTGATTATTATTGTATGGATGGCACTATTCCCAAAGCAAGACTGGCAGAAGTTTTAAAGCAAATATCAGCGTGGTCTGATGAATTTGGTTTGCCTGTTGCCAATGTATTTCATGCAGGTGATGGCAATATGCATCCCTTAATTTTATATGATGCCAATAAATCAGGTGAACTAGAGAAAACAGAGGCCTTTGGTCAAAAGATTTTACAATTATGTGTGCAGGTGGGTGGTACGATTACAGGTGAGCATGGTGTTGGCGTAGAAAAACTGGATTCGATGTGTGTGCAATTTGGAGTACTGGAATTAAGTCAGTTTCATGCGGTGAAAGATGCATTTGATGCCGAGGGTTTGTTGAACCCTGGTAAAGCAGTGCCAACCTTGCATCGCTGCGCAGAGCTTGGGCGAATGCATGTGCATAATGGACAATTGCCACACCCTGAACTGGAGCGGTTTTAA
- the panB gene encoding 3-methyl-2-oxobutanoate hydroxymethyltransferase yields the protein MKKKTTAATLLAAKNAQQPQVWLTAYDAGAARMAEEAGVDVILVGDSVGMVNLGYDSTIPVTVDDMILHTAAVVRGRTKAWVVCDLPFGSYQQSPAQALKTSAHILQLTGCDAVKLEGGKPMADTVRFLSERGIAVVGHVGLTPQSVKQFGNYKQRGKNQEESQNIYDDALALADAGAVAVVLECIPEQLAAKITNNINIPTVGIGAGSACDAQVLVWHDVLGLSEHTPPFVKPYAHLRQDAVTAIQNWVADVRKQA from the coding sequence ATGAAAAAGAAAACAACTGCTGCCACTTTATTGGCGGCAAAAAATGCGCAACAACCACAAGTCTGGTTGACTGCCTATGATGCTGGCGCAGCCCGCATGGCTGAAGAAGCTGGCGTAGATGTCATTCTTGTGGGTGACTCTGTTGGCATGGTCAACCTTGGTTATGATAGCACCATCCCTGTTACTGTTGATGATATGATACTACACACTGCTGCCGTTGTACGTGGTAGAACAAAAGCATGGGTCGTCTGCGACTTACCTTTTGGCTCTTACCAACAGTCTCCTGCGCAGGCTTTAAAAACCAGCGCACATATCTTGCAGCTAACTGGCTGTGATGCCGTCAAACTTGAGGGCGGAAAACCCATGGCAGATACGGTTCGTTTTTTAAGCGAGCGCGGCATTGCTGTTGTTGGTCATGTTGGTTTAACACCGCAGTCTGTTAAACAATTTGGCAACTACAAACAACGCGGGAAAAACCAAGAAGAATCCCAAAACATTTATGATGATGCCTTAGCCTTAGCCGATGCTGGTGCAGTTGCCGTGGTACTCGAATGTATCCCTGAGCAGCTTGCTGCAAAAATTACAAACAACATCAATATTCCCACTGTAGGTATTGGTGCAGGCTCTGCATGTGATGCACAAGTCTTGGTATGGCATGATGTACTGGGTTTATCCGAACACACACCCCCTTTTGTTAAACCCTATGCCCATTTAAGACAAGATGCTGTAACTGCCATTCAAAACTGGGTTGCCGATGTGCGTAAGCAAGCATGA